CCCTCGGGAAGAGTATAACTTCCCTGATGTTTGGAAGGTCGAGCATCTGCTTTATCAGCCTCTCAGCGCCGAGGCCGAAGCCCCCGTGCGGCGGCATGCCGTAGCGGAAGGCCTTGAGGTAGAACTCGAAGTTATCTGGATTGAGCCCCTTCTCCTTTATCTGCTCGACGAGAACATCGTAGCGGTGCTCCCTCTGACCGCCGGAGGTTATCTCAACGCCCCTGTATTCGAGATCAAAGGCCCTGCAGATTTCTGGCCTATCCTTGTACTTCATTATATAGAACGGCTTTGCCTCGCTCGGGTACCTGTAGAGGAAGTAAAGTGGAGCGTTCTCGTTCTCCATCATGTACTTCCCGAGGAGCCTTTCCCCTTCGGTGTCTATGTCCTCTCCCCAGGGGATTTCCTTGCCCAAATCGGCGAGAATCTCAAGTGCCTTGTCATAGCTCAGCCTCGGGAACGGGAGCTTCGGCTCCTCAAGCTCGAAGTTGAGGTTCTCCAGTTCCTTCGCGTTGTGCTCGCGGACGTAGTTTATAGCGTGGGCCACCAGCCTCTCAAGGAGGCTCATCACCTCTTCCTCGTTCTCGATGAACGCCATCTCCGCATCGACGCTCCAGGCCTCGTTGAGGTGTCTGGTGGTGTTGTGCTCCTCGGCGCGGAAGATTGGGGCTATCTCGTAGACCCTGTCCAAACCTGAAGCCATCATGATTTGCTTGTAGAGCTGGGGGCTCTGGGCAAGGAAAGCGTCCTTCTCGAAGTACTTCATGGGGAAGAGCTCGGTTCCGCCCTCGGTGGCAGTCGCTATAATCTTGGGCGTGTGGATTTCGATGAAGCCGTTCTCGTGGAAGAAATCCCTGATTGCCTTGAAGACGCTTGAGCGTATCTTGAAAATCGCCATCACTTCCGGCCTTCTAACGTCTATGAAGCGGTTGTCGAGCCTCGTGTCGAGCTCGGCCTTTACCTTGCCGGTAGGGTCAAGGGGGAGCGGGCTCTCGGCCCTGCTGAGGATTTCGAGCCTCTCAGGGAGAATCTCGAAGCCGAGCTTTGCCTTGGGCGTGAAGTTCACAGTTCCCTCAACCGCCACTACGTCCTCGGCGTTGAGCTTCGGAATGAGCTTGAAGAGCTCCGGCTCGACCTTCTTCTTGGGGGCGGTTATCTGGACTATGCCTTCCCTGTCCCTGAGCCAGAGGAACTTTATTCCGCCCAAATCCTTGATTTCCCATACCCAGCCGGCCACCTTAACCTTCTGGCCGTTCAGCTCCTCAGTTATCTCGCTCGAGTAGTGCGTCCGATACATACCATCTACCTCCGGTTGTGAAACCTGTAGGAGAGAAAAGGAAGTTCAAATAAAGTTTATCTTTACCTCGGATCCGGTTATCTGGGAGAGTATGCTCTCCAGCACCTCAGCCTTCTCCGGGAGCTTCTTCCTGTCCCTGCCAAGGACGAGAACCTTGTAGTAGGTTCCCCCTCCGGGCTTGTAAACGATGTTCACGCCAAAGACTCCCGCCGGGTAGAGGAGGTCGGTGGCGAGCTTCTTGATGTCCTCGGTACCTTTGACCTCAACGGCCTCGATAACACGTATCCTCTTTCCAAGCTCCCTCATGAGGGCCTTGATGTTCTTTCCGCCTTTGCCGATTGTTACGGGGACGTCGCCCTCACCAACAACGATGACTATGAGATCGCCGGCCTCAACGGCCTTCTTGAACTCCATATCAACGTCCCCGATGAGCCTGTAGAGAAGCCTCGCGACCTTAACGTCCAGTTCGGAGATAATCCCCTCTTGGAGCTTTTTCTCGTCAGCCGGACACAGAATGTCGTCGGTCTTCAAGCACACCTCACAGATTGGCGCCTTCATCTTCTCACCTCCTCGCCTGAGAATGACCTTAAAGGGGCTAACCCTTAATTCTGGAAGTCCTTTAAAAAGGTTATTATGGAATTAAAAAGCCGGAAAAGGGTTCAGATTTCGCCCTCTATCTCGCGCCTTATCCTCTCAATGAATTCAAGGGTAAAGACGTGTCTCTCCTCGGCAATCCTCCTGGCGGTTTCGGTGTACATCAAATCCTTGAGCTTGAAGATCTTCTCCTCGAAGTGCCTTAGAGAGGCCTCTATGTCCCTTCCATTCTCGCCCGAGTACATAAAAACACGCGCTATTCCGATAGCACCAATCGCGTCAAGCTTGTCGGCGTCGCTCAGGATTTTTGCCTCGAGCGTTTTCGGCTCGGGTCCCCTCGAAAAGCGATGGGCTTCGATGGCATGGGCGACAGCTTCAACCTTCTCCTCGGGGTAACCTAGGCTCGTCAGGAAACGCCTCGCAATTTTTGCACCCTCAACCGCGTGGTCCTCGACCTTCCCCGCGCTCTCCAGGGGCCTCGCTATGTCGTGGAGGAGAGAGGCCAAAGCGAGCACCTCTAAATCGGCCCCCTCCTCCCTGCCGATGTGGAGGCAGAGGTTGAAGACCCTTTCGGTATGGCTAAAGCCGTGCGTCCCTTCCCTCTCGAAGAAGCCCCTCGCGAACTCCCTCGTCCGTTCTATCAATCTGATTGAATCCTCTTCCCTTATGAAGTCTTCCAGCCTCATTCCACCACCTTGAGGGAATCCTTGACGAGCACGTTTAAAAGCTCAACGATGGCATCGTGAACGCTCAAGCTTACCCCGTCCACGGAAGGCGTCTGGGTCTTCAGGACACCGTCGATTAACCCGAGCTTCGAGATGGCCTTCACTATCGTCCTCTCGTCCCAGCCGGGGAGCAGCTCCCTCCCTAACTCAATTGAGGCCTGGGCAACGAGGCCATAGGCGCCCCAGTTGGAAACGGCCGAGAGGATCAGCTCATCGGTCTCCACGACGCTTGCTATTCTCTCACCATGGGGAACGTGCTTGACGACCAGATCCCTTATCCTGCCCATTCCAGCCTCGTTTCCCCCGTCGCCTATGCCTATCGTTGGCACCCCAACCTCTCTAGCCTTGAGGATAACACCGTCAAAAGTTTCCCTCGTTATCTCCAGCCCACTCATGGAGTAGTACCTCCCATCGGCCGCCCTGCCGGGGGTTTCCACCGCGATGACCAGAGAATAGGAGGAAACGTCCGGTTCCCTGACGAATTCCAGTCCAAAGGCATCGAGTGCATTTTCCACCTCGGGATAAGTCAGTATCTCCACCCTGCCGCCGAGGGTTTCAACGGCCTTGGCCAGGGCCAGCGTTCCCGGCGGCCCGTCGGTCTCGGCGCGCATGGTGGGGGGTATGGGGAAGCCCGTGACGATGAGCACTCTATCATAATTGTCCAAAAACATTTTTGCAGAATTATGTAAAAAATTGGGATTCCTCCTGCGGTAGTCCAGGTACAGGCCCAGAACCCCGCGGTTTCCCACGTCGGTGTTTATGAGGTGGGCTATCATGGCTCATTCCCCTATCTCGTACACGACCACCTTAACCCTCTTTCCCTTCACGGCCTCCTTGAGCTTCCACCATAGCTCCGTCGGCTTCTCACTCCTGTGGGTCAGCTCGTGGCCGTTCTCAAGTTTGACCTTCTTCTCCGAATACTCGACAAAGACGCCCTCCCCACTGAATATCTCCTTCATTCCAATCCCCCCAGGATTTTTCTAAGCTCGTGA
This Thermococcus cleftensis DNA region includes the following protein-coding sequences:
- the aspS gene encoding aspartate--tRNA(Asn) ligase; its protein translation is MYRTHYSSEITEELNGQKVKVAGWVWEIKDLGGIKFLWLRDREGIVQITAPKKKVEPELFKLIPKLNAEDVVAVEGTVNFTPKAKLGFEILPERLEILSRAESPLPLDPTGKVKAELDTRLDNRFIDVRRPEVMAIFKIRSSVFKAIRDFFHENGFIEIHTPKIIATATEGGTELFPMKYFEKDAFLAQSPQLYKQIMMASGLDRVYEIAPIFRAEEHNTTRHLNEAWSVDAEMAFIENEEEVMSLLERLVAHAINYVREHNAKELENLNFELEEPKLPFPRLSYDKALEILADLGKEIPWGEDIDTEGERLLGKYMMENENAPLYFLYRYPSEAKPFYIMKYKDRPEICRAFDLEYRGVEITSGGQREHRYDVLVEQIKEKGLNPDNFEFYLKAFRYGMPPHGGFGLGAERLIKQMLDLPNIREVILFPRDRKRLTP
- a CDS encoding KH domain-containing protein; protein product: MKAPICEVCLKTDDILCPADEKKLQEGIISELDVKVARLLYRLIGDVDMEFKKAVEAGDLIVIVVGEGDVPVTIGKGGKNIKALMRELGKRIRVIEAVEVKGTEDIKKLATDLLYPAGVFGVNIVYKPGGGTYYKVLVLGRDRKKLPEKAEVLESILSQITGSEVKINFI
- a CDS encoding HD domain-containing protein, with the translated sequence MRLEDFIREEDSIRLIERTREFARGFFEREGTHGFSHTERVFNLCLHIGREEGADLEVLALASLLHDIARPLESAGKVEDHAVEGAKIARRFLTSLGYPEEKVEAVAHAIEAHRFSRGPEPKTLEAKILSDADKLDAIGAIGIARVFMYSGENGRDIEASLRHFEEKIFKLKDLMYTETARRIAEERHVFTLEFIERIRREIEGEI
- a CDS encoding DUF4392 domain-containing protein — encoded protein: MIAHLINTDVGNRGVLGLYLDYRRRNPNFLHNSAKMFLDNYDRVLIVTGFPIPPTMRAETDGPPGTLALAKAVETLGGRVEILTYPEVENALDAFGLEFVREPDVSSYSLVIAVETPGRAADGRYYSMSGLEITRETFDGVILKAREVGVPTIGIGDGGNEAGMGRIRDLVVKHVPHGERIASVVETDELILSAVSNWGAYGLVAQASIELGRELLPGWDERTIVKAISKLGLIDGVLKTQTPSVDGVSLSVHDAIVELLNVLVKDSLKVVE